In the genome of Crassaminicella thermophila, the window TAATGGGACCATTTGGACCAATAGAAGATGATGAAGGTAATCCAGTGACGAAAATAGTAAACTATGTTGATTTTAAGGAAAGCAATATGGTAGATGGAACAATAATCGCTGAAGCAAAACAAGGGAAAGATGGGATATCTATTAAGTTGGCTGATAAGATGAAAGCTCTCGATAAACTATCTATGTATTTTGATCTATTCCCTGATAAGTTTAAGCGCCAAGTAGAAGAAGAGAAGATTAAGATACAAAAAGAAAAATTAAATTTAGATGGTAAAGATAAAACAATGAAAGTAGTGATTGTTGATGATATAGAAGGTGTAGAAGATGATTAAAGTTAAACTATCAGAAAAAGTAATCCCAGCCTTTTATGACTTTTGGAAGAATTGTGATAAATACCTTTATAAAGTATTAAAAGGTGGACGTAATAGTTCTAAATCATCACATATAAGTATCAAAATCATTACTGAACTTATGAAAAAAACTATTAATGCACTTGTTGTTAGAAAAGTAGGCAATACGTTAGAAACAAGTGTATATGAACAGCTTATATGGGCTATAGAACACCTTGAGGTGTCAGATTATTGGCATATACAAAAAAGTCCATTAAAACTTATTTACAAGCCAACCGGCAATTATATTATCTTTCGTGGCGCTGATAAACCAGAAAAAATTAAATCTATTAAAACAAGTAAGTATCCAATAGCAATTTTATGGATAGAGGAACTTGCAGAGTTTAAAACAGAAGAAGAAATATCGACTATAGTCAACTCTGTTATAAGAGCAGAGTTGCCAAAAGGATTAAACTATAGCATTTTTTATTCCTACAACCCACCAAAGAGAAAACAATCCTGGGTAAATAAGAAATATGAAACTCAATTTATAGCTGATAATACATATATTCATCATAGCACGTATTTAGATAATCCTTATGTATCAAAAGCTTTTATAGAAGAAGCGGAG includes:
- a CDS encoding PBSX family phage terminase large subunit, coding for MIKVKLSEKVIPAFYDFWKNCDKYLYKVLKGGRNSSKSSHISIKIITELMKKTINALVVRKVGNTLETSVYEQLIWAIEHLEVSDYWHIQKSPLKLIYKPTGNYIIFRGADKPEKIKSIKTSKYPIAILWIEELAEFKTEEEISTIVNSVIRAELPKGLNYSIFYSYNPPKRKQSWVNKKYETQFIADNTYIHHSTYLDNPYVSKAFIEEAEEVKKKNEYKYSHEYLGEPIGSGIVPFNNLVFRKITDDEIRSFDNIRQGIDWGYAADPFAFVRWHYDKTRRKLYCIDELYGVKLSNREVAEWIKNKKYNDFRIIADSVEPKSIAELKSYGINIVGAKKGPGSVEYGEKWLDDLDEIVIDPDRTPNIAKEFESIDYQVDKDGNIKSKLEDKDNHTIDATRYATENDQKYKQSIQFLI